ATTGTATTAGTAAATATACATTATGCATGTGAGGTATCATCCTTCTCTGGAACAGCTGGAGGGGTAGCCTTTCTGCTGCATGGCTGAATTGGAACCCGAAGCATGCTGGCAGGGAAGGGGaacccaaaacaaaactaaatgagACACGGGAGCAGGGGAAGGCAAAGGAGAAGTGTGAACAACACCGAAGAGTGTCTACCAGCGGCTTTGCATATGCTCTAATTTCATCCCACCATAACACTGTAAGAATTTGACATTTTACAATTGAAGAAAATTAGGTTTATCATGTCAAGCCCTGAGTTGTCATGGCCAAGTGTGGGCCCAGAACATAGTCCAGGCCTGACCCACTCCCAGGTCCAGATTCTTTCCATTATTCAACGTACACCAAGGCTTATACTTGGATTCAATACATCGACTGCTCATAAATGAGATGGGAAGACTTGGTTCAACAGCAGCTCTTGTGGGGGAAAATGTTAATAGCTATAAGCTCAAGCACAAGTCTTAGGTGTGTAAGTAGGAGTGTGAGAGGCAGATGGTGTCGTGGGAAGGATCCAGTGTTTGGAATCGGGATACCTGGGCTCAAAATTCAGCTTCAATACTTACTAGGTGTGAGATTTTGGGCAAGATACTGTGCATTCCTGAgtcagtttcctaatctataaaaagGGGATAATAAGGCCTATATCACAGGATCATTGTGAAGATTACAGATAATGTAGGTACAGACAAGAAGCAGATATTTACATTACTCAGTTATTACACATAACTGAGACAAGACATATCCGGAATATATCAAAAACTcctaaataagtttttaaaagacagacaatccaatttttaaagtAGTCAGAAGACTTGAAGGGGCATTTCACAAAAGATGATAGgcaagtggccaataagcacacgaTAAGATACTGAGCAGTATTTATtgtgagggaaatgcaaattaaaaccactgaGATAGCTTCTTTTCGGCTGGAACCACCATCTTCCAGTAATTCGCCAAAATGACCAACACAAAGACAAAGAGGAGGGGCACCTGCTACATGTTCTCTAGGCCTTTTAGGAAACACAGAGTTGTTCTTTTGGCCACATACATGCGAATCTACAAGAAAGGTGATATTGTAGATATCAAGGGAACGGGCACTGTTCATAAAGGAATGCCCCACAAATGTTACCATGGCAAAACTGGGAGTGTCTACAATGTTACCCAGCATGCTGTTGGCATCCTTGTAAACAAACAAGTTAAGGGCAAGATTCTTGCCAAGAGAATTAATGTGCATATCAAGCATATTAAGCACTCTGAGAGTCGAGATAGCTTCCTGAAACAGGTGaaggaaaatgatcagaaaaagaaggaagccaaaGAGAAAGGTACTTGGGTTCAACTGAAGCTCCAGCCTGCTCCACCCAAAGAAGCACACTTCATGAGAACCAATGGAAAAGAGCCTAAACTGTTGGAGCCCATTCCCTATGAATTCATGGCATGATgggtgtaaagaaaataaaagacctggactgtaaaaacaaacaaacaaacaaacaaaaaaccactgaGATACTGGTATACTACCAACACAATGATTAAATGAACATGGCTGCCAatgccaagtgttggcaaggaagtggagcaactggaactctagTAAGTTTGTACTCTGATACAATCACTTTGGGTAACTGGTAGCATCTACTAAAGTTAAACCAACCCCACAacctagcaatttcacttctgggcacTATCTCAATAGTACATGAATGtccacagcagctttatttataatagctccaaactggacacaacctgaatgtccatcgatAGTAGacaggataaataaattgtggtgtatGCATATAATGTTCTCCTATAtagcaatgaaaaataatgaactacTACTCTCATAGACATAACATTGAGCAAGTACGGTACTCTTTCTGGGGTGGGTGCTGGAAGTGCTCTATATTTTGATCTGGGTGGGAGTCACCTGGCtatgtaaatacatatgtaaaaattcaaCGTGTTCACTTAAGGCTCATGCACGTTAATGTATGTAAGTTTAACCTcgattaaaaaaagtaaacaaaaagttATTGTATGTCatgtgcttggcacacagtgggcactcaataaatagctgTCAAAACTCTCCTTTTCTAGAGAAGAGGAGGCAGCAAACTCATTGCACTGTGTGCCGATTAGGCCACTTGGGAGCCCTCGGTGTGGTGCTGGGAGCCTCCCTTTTTAAGAGGGTCACTGACAATCAGAGCATGATATGATGGGGAGATAAGGATGGCAAGGGGTCTGGAACACATAGTAAATGAGGAATGGCTGAAGGAAGTGGAGAGAATGTTGGGGACAataaaacttaggaagaacatGAAGAATGTCTTCGAGTAGTCAATGGCACTCTGTAGAATGGGATTTAGACATTTCCTTTGTGGTTctagggcagtgattctcaaactgaAGCTGCCACTGAATCCCCTGGAGGACTTATTAAAACAAATTACTGAGCTGCatccccagaatttctgattcagcaggacCAAGAATCTGcttttctagcaagttcccaggccaagctgctgctggtccagggacacACTTTGCTAGTGTAACTGAGCAGGGCAGAACTCTCACAGCAAGTGTTTGCAGCAAAGTAAGGGTTcgttgcagggcaccaagcaaggaagTGGAAGACAAGCCTAAGATCCACTCCCACTTAGTCCTTGAGTTAGGGgtttttaaaagggaaagacAAAGAAGCTGGGGTTAATCACCATCTTGTGACAGTTCTTACTCATAGTTCTGGGAGTCAGGATGCCTAAGGCTTATGAATCTCTTGTCCGGTGGTCCATGACCCAGGGGCCTTTTAGCTCATCTTGCCCAGGAGAAACAATCTGAGTCTGTACATTAATGATGTTATAGACAACAGCAATTTTAGTCATCTGACTCTGGGTGATAAGTGTTTAGTTTGCACAGGATAGAGGCCAGAGGGGATAAGAtggggaataaagttttggatagagaggttaatcataaactcagcagggGAACTTGGTTTGAGGGGACTCAGTTTCAATCCCTACTCCTGTTTTGACTTTCTCCAAATCTTTGAGGGAATGGGGCAATGACTGCTCTGGCTACTTTCTGCTGAAAAGAGGCATAGTCCTGCCTCAGTTTGGGGAATGGAAATATTGTACACCGAGTTGGAAATATTCCCACATTCCAGGTTTTGGATCTAAATCTTGCATAATTAAATTCTTAGTGCCTTGGTCTACCCATTTTGGTGCAATAGTTTATAGCACATTTTATGCTCAGGTACCCAATTAGGAGTAGGAGGAAGAGTGACAACctgaactttttttccttttttgtaacttGAACTTTAAGAAATCTTGGAAAATAGATCTCCTTCCctgagaaattcaagaaaataagCCTGAAAACCAGTCTGAACCTGGCACTTCTGGAGAGACTTATAGTAAAGAGTTGCCTAATTTTATCTAAGTAGGTTTTAACTTCAGTTGTAGTATTAATATACAAATAACAGGAGCTATTGGCCACTACACATATGACTCCCTTTTCTACTAAAATCTAATCTAAAGCAATTTTATTGTCTAGTACTATTCTGGCTAAAGAATCTAGTGCCTTCTGCTGGGAGGCTATGACTTGAGCTGTTTCATTTGTTACTATTCTCAAAGATATAAGAGGAGATTTTGAGACCAT
This sequence is a window from Globicephala melas chromosome 1, mGloMel1.2, whole genome shotgun sequence. Protein-coding genes within it:
- the LOC115861869 gene encoding large ribosomal subunit protein eL21-like, which gives rise to MTNTKTKRRGTCYMFSRPFRKHRVVLLATYMRIYKKGDIVDIKGTGTVHKGMPHKCYHGKTGSVYNVTQHAVGILVNKQVKGKILAKRINVHIKHIKHSESRDSFLKQVKENDQKKKEAKEKGTWVQLKLQPAPPKEAHFMRTNGKEPKLLEPIPYEFMA